The Janthinobacterium tructae genome contains the following window.
GTGCCAGCCAGTTGCCAGTTGGTGATCGGTTCATCGAGAATCATGGCGCCCAGGAACAGGGTCGACACGGGGCCGATCATGCCCGCCTGCGAGGCGACGGGCGCGCCGATGCGTTCGACGGCGATCATCGTCATGAAGACGGGCATTACCGTGCAAAAGATACCATTGAGCAAAGACAGGCCATACACGGGCATGGGCTGGATCAGCAGCTCGACGGGGCGCAGGATGAAAAACTGGGCGATGCAGGCAAAGCTGGCCACGCACATCGCGTAGGAAACGAGCCGCATGGAGCCGATGCGTTTCACCAGTTCGCCGGAACCGAGCAGATACACGGCATACGAACAGGCCGAGCCCAGCACCAGGGTAGAGCCCAGCGCCACATTGCTGGCGCCGCCCTGCAAGTCATGCACGAACACCAGCACGATGCCGCAATACGAGGTGAGCAAGGCCAGCCACTGCAGGCGGCTGATGCTTTGCTTGAAGTACACGGTGGTAATCAGCAGCACGAAGGTGGGCGTGAGAAACAGGATCAGCCGCTCCAGGCCCACGGAAATATATTGCAGGCCCAGGAAGTCCAGATAGCTGGACAGGTAGTAGCCGACGAGGCCCAGCCCGACCAGGCGCCAGCGGTCGCTGGTCGACAGTGGCGGCTCCGTGCGCATCTTCCACCAGGCGATGACGGCGAACACGGGCAGAGAGAAAATCATCCTGAAGGCGATCAGGGTGACGGCGTCGATCTGGTAGCGGTACAGCAGCTTGGCGACGATGGCCTTGGTGGAAAACAGCACCGCCCCGCCCACGGCGATGGCCAAGCCACCGAGGTAGACGGAACGGGGAAGCGAAGATGGGGATGCTTGCGGGGAACTGGAGCTCATGCCCAGATTGTAAGGCAAAAACCAAAGGCGGCTGCAACGC
Protein-coding sequences here:
- a CDS encoding DMT family transporter; its protein translation is MSSSSPQASPSSLPRSVYLGGLAIAVGGAVLFSTKAIVAKLLYRYQIDAVTLIAFRMIFSLPVFAVIAWWKMRTEPPLSTSDRWRLVGLGLVGYYLSSYLDFLGLQYISVGLERLILFLTPTFVLLITTVYFKQSISRLQWLALLTSYCGIVLVFVHDLQGGASNVALGSTLVLGSACSYAVYLLGSGELVKRIGSMRLVSYAMCVASFACIAQFFILRPVELLIQPMPVYGLSLLNGIFCTVMPVFMTMIAVERIGAPVASQAGMIGPVSTLFLGAMILDEPITNWQLAGTSLVLAGIYLLSKKK